A single window of Granulibacter bethesdensis DNA harbors:
- the dxr gene encoding 1-deoxy-D-xylulose-5-phosphate reductoisomerase, with product MAGPRTITILGSTGSIGTQTIELLGDRRRYQVKALVGGKNAALLADQALALGVELAVIADQDSYPVLKERLADSGIASACGPDAVVEAAALEADWTMAAITGAAGLPPTLEAIKRGRSVALANKEALVCAGDVMLRAVEQAGATLLPVDSEHNAIFQALADGNITRLDKIVLTASGGPFRTASLEEMKAATPERALKHPVWSMGAKISIDSATMMNKGLEVIEAARLFSLTEDRIGVLVHPQSVVHGLVYYQDGSVLAQLGSPDMRIPIAHTLAWPERVETQARRLDLTAVSRLDFEEPDVIRFPALRLAREVLRAGGGAPAIYSAANEIAVDAFLNKRIGFLDIAETVDKTLQHLGAPAVETLETVFAVDAEARRVAASLTQSCAA from the coding sequence ATGGCAGGGCCGCGCACGATCACCATTCTCGGTAGTACCGGCAGCATCGGCACACAGACCATTGAGTTGCTGGGTGATCGTCGCCGCTATCAGGTGAAAGCGTTGGTGGGCGGGAAAAATGCCGCTTTGCTGGCGGATCAGGCGCTGGCGCTGGGGGTAGAGCTGGCCGTGATTGCCGATCAGGATTCCTATCCTGTGCTGAAGGAGCGTCTGGCAGACAGCGGTATCGCCAGTGCCTGCGGTCCTGATGCGGTGGTCGAGGCCGCTGCGCTGGAAGCTGACTGGACCATGGCGGCGATCACAGGGGCCGCCGGATTGCCCCCGACACTGGAAGCCATCAAGCGTGGCCGGAGCGTTGCTCTGGCCAATAAGGAGGCTCTTGTCTGTGCGGGCGATGTGATGTTGCGTGCGGTCGAACAGGCCGGAGCAACCCTGCTGCCGGTTGATTCCGAGCATAATGCTATTTTTCAGGCGCTGGCTGATGGCAACATCACACGATTGGACAAGATCGTATTGACCGCCTCTGGTGGGCCTTTCCGGACCGCGAGCCTGGAGGAGATGAAAGCAGCCACACCGGAACGCGCCTTGAAACATCCGGTCTGGTCGATGGGGGCCAAAATTTCCATCGACAGCGCGACCATGATGAATAAAGGTCTGGAAGTCATTGAGGCTGCAAGATTATTTTCTCTGACTGAAGATCGTATCGGTGTACTGGTCCATCCCCAATCGGTGGTGCATGGACTGGTGTATTATCAGGATGGCAGCGTTCTGGCGCAGCTTGGATCACCGGATATGCGGATTCCGATCGCCCACACGCTCGCATGGCCGGAGCGGGTGGAAACACAGGCGCGGCGCCTTGATCTGACAGCCGTGTCGCGGCTCGATTTCGAGGAGCCTGATGTGATCAGATTTCCAGCTCTGCGTCTGGCCCGCGAAGTTCTGCGTGCCGGGGGAGGCGCTCCGGCGATCTACTCGGCTGCCAATGAGATCGCAGTGGATGCATTTTTGAATAAACGTATAGGGTTCCTGGATATTGCTGAGACAGTGGATAAAACACTTCAGCATCTTGGCGCCCCTGCCGTGGAAACGCTGGAAACAGTGTTCGCGGTTGATGCGGAAGCCCGCCGGGTTGCGGCATCCCTGACGCAGTCCTGCGCCGCCTGA
- the pyrH gene encoding UMP kinase produces the protein MTEQPVYKRVLLKVSGEALMGSREYGLDKTMVQTIASDIADVVAFGVEVCLVIGGGNIFRGVSAAASGMDRAQGDYIGMLATVMNALAMQAALEKLNVPTRVQSAIPMASVCEPYVRRRAQRHMEKGRVVIFAAGTGNPFFTTDTAAALRAAEMGCNVLLKGTQVDGVYAADPRKNPDAERYNELTYLDVLSRDLSVMDAAAISLCRENHLPIIVFNIHETGAFGRVIRGEGRFTRIVETQ, from the coding sequence ATGACGGAACAGCCAGTTTATAAACGCGTCCTCCTGAAAGTGTCGGGGGAGGCGCTGATGGGCAGCCGCGAATACGGGCTGGACAAGACGATGGTGCAGACCATTGCCAGCGACATTGCCGATGTCGTGGCATTCGGCGTTGAAGTCTGTCTGGTGATTGGGGGGGGCAATATTTTCCGCGGCGTCTCTGCCGCAGCCAGCGGTATGGACCGTGCTCAGGGTGATTATATCGGTATGCTGGCGACTGTTATGAATGCGCTGGCCATGCAGGCGGCGCTGGAAAAGCTGAACGTGCCGACCCGGGTTCAATCGGCCATTCCAATGGCCAGTGTGTGTGAGCCTTATGTCCGCCGCCGTGCCCAGCGGCACATGGAGAAAGGCCGGGTCGTGATTTTTGCTGCCGGAACCGGTAATCCTTTTTTCACCACCGATACGGCAGCGGCTCTGCGGGCTGCCGAAATGGGCTGCAACGTCCTGCTGAAAGGAACGCAGGTCGATGGCGTCTATGCTGCCGATCCGCGTAAAAACCCGGATGCCGAGAGATATAACGAGCTGACCTATCTGGATGTGCTGAGCCGTGACCTGTCTGTGATGGACGCTGCGGCGATCAGTCTCTGCCGCGAAAATCATCTGCCGATCATCGTGTTCAATATCCACGAAACCGGGGCTTTCGGACGTGTCATCCGCGGCGAAGGCCGTTTCACGCGGATCGTGGAAACTCAGTAA
- a CDS encoding valine--tRNA ligase, whose amino-acid sequence MLSKNFDHAANEQRIYAGWEHGGAFAANPESSATPFTIMIPPPNVTGSLHMGHALTFTLQDSLVRWRRMQGRDVLWQPGTDHAGIATQMVVERLLVSEGSPGRREMGRDAFLDRVWRWKAESGGNITHQLRRLGASLDWGRERFTMDDGLSAAVRDVFVTLYRQGLIYRDRRLVNWDPQLQTAISDLEVESREVRGNLWHIRYPLENGEGSIIVATTRPETMLGDSAVAVHPEDERYTALIGKCVILPLTGRRIPIVADTYSDPEKGTGAVKITPAHDFNDFSVGRRHDLPMPSIMDREGRITIAEIFCAEAADIADPAFVAGLEGQERFAARKAIVARLEEMGFLETIETHTHQVPHGDRSGVPIEPLLTTQWFCNAAELAKPAVAAVESGDTRFVPKQWENTFFAWLRDIQPWCISRQLWWGHRIPAWYAPDGSVYVAATAEEAQAAYGGSETLTQDEDVLDTWFSSALWPFSTLGWPEDNSILSRYYPTDVLITGFDIIFFWVARMMMMGLHIQKQVPFRDVYIHGLVRDERGQKMSKSKGNVIDPLALIEAHGADPMRFAICLLAGPGRDIKLGPKRVEDASRFVTKLWNASVFCERNGVKPEPGFDPATVTLPLSRWILASADDAIRAATQALEAYRFDDYAATCYRFVWNTFCDWFVELAKPILLATDTPEAAEIKAVAAHVLGVVLRLLHPAMPYVTETLWDHFGYGPEFSLIRAPWPEIGVSDPAREAARQEIDWLVRLIGEVRTVRNEMNVPPSTLTPILLKDAVAETVARAERWRDQIARLARASSVTSLEGALPKGSAQAVLDEAIIVIPLEGVIDLDAERIRLTRERDKARDEASKVVRKLENADFVARAKPEVVEENRDRLAALEADIVRLGAALERL is encoded by the coding sequence CCATCATGATTCCTCCCCCCAACGTGACGGGCAGCCTCCATATGGGGCATGCGCTGACGTTTACGTTGCAGGATTCTCTGGTCCGCTGGCGGCGTATGCAGGGGCGGGACGTATTGTGGCAGCCCGGCACCGATCACGCGGGGATTGCGACCCAGATGGTGGTAGAGCGTCTGCTGGTGTCCGAAGGTTCGCCGGGACGGCGTGAGATGGGCCGGGATGCTTTTCTGGACCGCGTCTGGCGCTGGAAAGCGGAAAGCGGCGGCAATATCACCCATCAGCTTCGTCGCCTTGGTGCTTCGCTCGACTGGGGGCGGGAGCGTTTCACCATGGATGACGGGCTTTCCGCCGCTGTGCGGGATGTCTTCGTGACGTTGTACCGGCAGGGCCTGATCTATCGTGATCGTCGGCTGGTGAACTGGGATCCCCAGCTTCAGACCGCCATTTCCGATCTGGAAGTGGAAAGCCGGGAGGTTCGTGGCAATCTCTGGCATATCCGCTATCCGCTGGAAAACGGGGAGGGCAGCATCATCGTTGCCACGACCCGCCCGGAAACGATGCTCGGTGACAGCGCCGTTGCCGTCCATCCGGAAGATGAGCGTTACACGGCCCTGATCGGGAAATGTGTGATCCTGCCGCTGACCGGTCGCCGTATCCCGATTGTTGCGGATACGTATTCTGATCCGGAAAAGGGCACAGGGGCGGTGAAAATCACCCCGGCACATGATTTCAACGACTTTTCTGTCGGTCGCCGTCACGATCTGCCGATGCCGTCCATCATGGATCGTGAGGGGCGGATCACAATCGCGGAGATTTTCTGTGCAGAGGCGGCAGATATCGCCGATCCGGCTTTTGTCGCCGGGCTTGAGGGGCAGGAGCGGTTTGCCGCCCGCAAGGCGATTGTGGCACGTCTGGAGGAGATGGGTTTCCTCGAAACGATCGAGACACATACCCATCAGGTTCCCCATGGCGACCGCTCTGGCGTGCCGATCGAGCCGCTGCTGACCACGCAATGGTTCTGCAATGCAGCCGAATTGGCGAAACCGGCCGTGGCCGCGGTGGAGTCTGGTGATACTCGTTTCGTTCCCAAGCAGTGGGAAAACACATTCTTCGCCTGGCTGCGGGATATTCAGCCTTGGTGCATCAGCCGTCAGCTCTGGTGGGGGCACCGGATACCGGCCTGGTATGCACCTGATGGCAGCGTCTATGTGGCCGCAACCGCTGAGGAAGCGCAGGCCGCCTATGGGGGCAGCGAGACCCTGACGCAGGACGAGGACGTGCTGGATACGTGGTTCTCCTCCGCCCTGTGGCCGTTCAGCACGCTGGGCTGGCCGGAGGATAACTCGATCCTCTCCCGCTATTATCCCACGGATGTGCTGATTACCGGCTTTGATATCATTTTCTTCTGGGTTGCCCGGATGATGATGATGGGGCTGCACATACAGAAACAGGTGCCGTTCCGCGACGTCTATATTCATGGTCTAGTCCGTGATGAGCGTGGCCAGAAAATGAGTAAATCCAAGGGGAACGTGATCGATCCTCTGGCATTGATCGAAGCGCATGGTGCCGATCCGATGCGTTTTGCCATCTGCCTGCTGGCCGGACCTGGGCGCGATATCAAACTTGGTCCGAAGCGGGTGGAAGATGCCAGCCGCTTCGTTACCAAGCTTTGGAACGCGTCCGTATTCTGTGAGCGGAACGGTGTGAAGCCGGAGCCGGGCTTCGATCCCGCGACTGTCACGTTACCTTTGTCGCGGTGGATTCTGGCCAGCGCGGATGATGCCATCCGGGCGGCGACGCAGGCGCTGGAAGCGTATCGTTTCGACGACTATGCCGCCACCTGCTACCGTTTCGTCTGGAACACTTTCTGCGACTGGTTCGTCGAGCTGGCGAAACCGATTTTGCTGGCTACCGACACCCCGGAAGCTGCCGAGATCAAGGCTGTGGCCGCCCATGTGCTGGGGGTGGTATTGCGTTTGCTGCATCCCGCCATGCCGTATGTGACGGAAACACTGTGGGACCATTTTGGTTACGGGCCGGAATTCAGCCTGATCCGTGCGCCATGGCCGGAGATCGGCGTCAGCGATCCCGCGCGGGAGGCTGCACGTCAGGAGATCGACTGGCTGGTGCGCCTGATCGGGGAAGTTCGCACCGTCCGTAATGAAATGAACGTGCCGCCTTCAACTCTGACCCCGATCCTCCTGAAAGATGCGGTGGCGGAGACCGTGGCGCGGGCGGAACGGTGGCGCGATCAGATTGCCCGTCTGGCCCGTGCTTCGTCCGTGACATCGCTGGAGGGTGCCTTGCCGAAGGGCAGTGCCCAGGCCGTGCTGGATGAAGCCATTATTGTCATTCCTCTTGAAGGGGTCATCGATCTGGATGCCGAGCGGATTCGTTTGACGCGGGAGCGCGACAAGGCGCGGGATGAGGCATCGAAAGTAGTCCGCAAGCTTGAGAATGCCGATTTCGTCGCCCGCGCGAAGCCGGAGGTCGTGGAAGAAAACCGCGACCGGCTGGCAGCGCTGGAGGCCGATATCGTGCGTCTCGGTGCCGCTTTGGAACGGCTTTAG
- the rseP gene encoding RIP metalloprotease RseP, producing the protein MLPETIRTVLSFVIVLGVLVFVHEMGHYLAARISGIYIEAFSIGFGKPLVKWRDRRGCEWRLCWLPLGGYVKMYGMERPGGNTGTDPSVNAGLPPVQPPRPGMAFFEKSVGWRAFVVAAGPLANALLAIVLFAALFMTAGRQIPLPVVGEVLPQSAAAEAGLQHDDRIVAIDGMQVSRFEDIQRSVVGHPNQRLVLSVERGGKEITIPVTPHAKVTDGLTIGVLGIGAGAVTVERMAPGQAIVQGVAQTWTETGNILSGVWQMMTGQRSAKELGGPLAIARISGQVAQLGIPSLISLMALLSINLGLINLFPIPILDGGHLVFFLIEAIRGRPMSPHAQEYGLKAGFLLLATLFIFVTWNDLARMGLFRWFSHLIG; encoded by the coding sequence ATGCTGCCTGAAACCATCCGCACTGTCCTGTCTTTCGTCATCGTTCTGGGCGTGCTCGTGTTCGTGCACGAGATGGGCCATTATCTGGCGGCCCGGATCAGCGGTATTTATATCGAGGCCTTCTCGATTGGCTTCGGTAAGCCATTGGTGAAATGGCGGGATCGGCGGGGCTGTGAGTGGCGGCTGTGCTGGCTGCCGCTGGGTGGATACGTGAAGATGTACGGCATGGAACGTCCGGGCGGCAATACGGGCACAGATCCGTCGGTCAATGCCGGCTTGCCACCTGTGCAGCCACCTCGGCCCGGCATGGCTTTTTTTGAAAAATCAGTTGGTTGGCGGGCATTTGTGGTGGCTGCTGGACCGCTGGCCAATGCTCTGTTGGCGATTGTGCTGTTTGCGGCGCTGTTCATGACGGCAGGACGGCAGATTCCTTTGCCGGTGGTGGGAGAGGTGCTGCCTCAATCGGCTGCAGCAGAGGCAGGGCTTCAGCATGATGATCGTATCGTTGCTATTGACGGTATGCAGGTCAGCCGGTTCGAGGATATCCAACGTTCTGTGGTGGGGCACCCGAATCAGCGTCTGGTTCTGAGCGTCGAACGGGGCGGGAAGGAAATCACCATCCCTGTGACGCCCCATGCCAAGGTGACGGACGGCCTCACGATCGGTGTTCTGGGGATCGGTGCCGGTGCCGTGACTGTGGAGCGTATGGCGCCGGGACAGGCCATCGTTCAGGGTGTGGCGCAGACATGGACGGAAACCGGGAATATCCTCTCCGGTGTCTGGCAGATGATGACTGGTCAGCGCAGCGCGAAAGAGCTGGGCGGCCCGCTGGCTATTGCACGGATTTCCGGGCAGGTGGCGCAATTAGGTATCCCAAGCCTTATTTCCCTGATGGCGTTGCTGTCGATCAATCTTGGTCTGATCAATCTGTTTCCGATCCCTATTCTGGATGGCGGGCACCTCGTCTTTTTCCTGATTGAGGCGATCCGGGGGCGGCCGATGTCACCCCATGCTCAGGAATACGGGCTCAAGGCAGGATTCCTGCTGCTGGCGACTTTGTTCATCTTTGTGACATGGAATGATCTGGCGCGGATGGGTTTGTTTCGCTGGTTTTCCCATCTGATCGGCTAA
- the bamA gene encoding outer membrane protein assembly factor BamA: MRVNRAALLATTCLLPMALDRVAMAQTGRNPSEAVPPHAGGKRQAYAVKAASRSGLIETVQIEGNHRIETGTILSYMAVQPGDPFDPERIDHSLKTLYATGLFSDVKLGRQGNTLVVKLVENPIINRVAFEGNHKLTDEQLRKIVQLRQRAVFTPLQAQADRQAILAAYAGSGRFAASVEPKIVRLPDNRVDVIYEITEGDATLISRIAFVGNKAFSEGRLREVVDSRETRWWRFLSSSDTYNPERINYDKELLRRFYLQNGYVDFKVRDAHAELSQDRKSFFITYVLDEGERYKVGKITVESKLRHVKGDTLLGDITLRSGHWYDGDAVEQSVQAISDDVQNRGYAFVQVKPRILRHPETHIVDLVFDVTEGPRVYVERIDISGNTRTKDKVIRREFRLAEGDAYNAANVRRSRARLENLGYFNSVDISQSPGSTADRVVLNGRVSEKSTGELTLGGGFSTTAGALLNVGLRERNFVGSGIDAGISGVIAQAQSQANLNVTDPYFLDRNLVAGVDLYHTSLDNRYTGIALYSERRTGASARMGYAFNEHLRQSWDYSITTRSVYNVATNASIFIRDQVGSSLLSQIGQTFTIDYRDSVVNPHTGFVVRFGLDYAGIGGGVNYIRGKLDGSYYIPLDYFSGNHLWGIALTAGAGYLYSPDDNERIIDHFFMGGANLRGFMSGGAGPHDSVSRDSLGGRLLVTQSTELRFPLPISADLGLSGRAFVDLGSLTQAANKRTAAALASMGGSPGQLNDDGIIRVGAGVGVSWQTPFGLINLDVAAPVSKGPYDQTQIFRFGFGTRF; this comes from the coding sequence TTGAGAGTAAATCGTGCTGCGTTGCTCGCCACGACCTGCCTGTTGCCAATGGCGCTGGATCGCGTCGCGATGGCGCAGACTGGCCGCAATCCATCAGAAGCCGTGCCGCCCCATGCAGGAGGAAAGCGGCAGGCTTATGCGGTCAAAGCTGCCTCTCGTTCCGGTTTGATCGAAACAGTCCAGATTGAAGGTAATCACCGGATCGAGACCGGCACGATTCTGTCATATATGGCTGTGCAGCCCGGTGACCCGTTCGATCCGGAGCGAATCGATCACAGCCTCAAGACCCTGTATGCAACCGGTCTGTTTTCAGACGTAAAGCTGGGCCGCCAGGGTAATACTCTTGTGGTGAAGCTCGTTGAGAACCCGATTATCAACCGGGTCGCTTTCGAGGGAAATCACAAGCTGACGGATGAACAGCTGCGCAAGATCGTGCAGCTTCGCCAGCGTGCCGTCTTTACGCCTCTTCAGGCTCAGGCTGACCGTCAGGCCATTCTGGCTGCCTATGCCGGCAGCGGGCGGTTCGCCGCTTCTGTCGAACCGAAGATTGTGCGGCTGCCTGATAATCGCGTGGATGTGATTTATGAAATCACAGAAGGTGACGCCACACTGATCAGCCGTATAGCCTTTGTGGGCAACAAGGCCTTCAGTGAAGGCCGCCTGCGGGAAGTGGTGGACAGCCGTGAAACACGCTGGTGGCGTTTCCTGTCCAGTTCCGACACCTATAATCCTGAGCGGATCAACTACGACAAGGAACTGCTGCGCCGCTTCTACCTTCAGAACGGCTATGTTGATTTCAAGGTCCGCGACGCCCATGCGGAACTGTCCCAGGATCGCAAATCCTTCTTCATCACCTATGTCCTGGATGAAGGGGAGCGCTACAAGGTCGGCAAGATTACGGTTGAATCGAAGCTGCGCCATGTGAAGGGCGATACGCTGCTGGGTGATATCACTTTGCGCAGTGGCCATTGGTACGATGGTGATGCGGTGGAGCAATCGGTTCAAGCCATCAGCGATGATGTGCAGAACCGTGGATATGCCTTCGTTCAGGTCAAGCCTCGCATCCTGCGCCATCCCGAGACTCATATCGTCGATCTGGTGTTTGACGTGACTGAGGGGCCGCGTGTCTATGTCGAACGGATCGACATCAGCGGTAATACCCGCACCAAGGACAAGGTCATCCGTCGCGAATTCCGCCTTGCTGAAGGCGACGCCTACAATGCCGCGAATGTTCGCCGCAGCCGTGCCCGACTGGAAAATCTGGGTTATTTCAACTCGGTTGATATCTCCCAGTCTCCGGGCAGCACGGCGGACCGGGTGGTTCTGAACGGGCGTGTCTCGGAAAAATCCACGGGTGAACTGACCCTTGGTGGCGGTTTTTCGACCACGGCTGGTGCATTGCTGAACGTTGGTCTGCGTGAACGCAACTTTGTTGGTTCAGGTATTGATGCCGGTATCAGCGGCGTCATCGCCCAGGCACAGAGCCAGGCCAATTTGAACGTGACCGATCCTTACTTCCTGGATCGGAATCTGGTCGCGGGCGTTGATCTGTATCACACCTCTCTTGATAACCGGTACACGGGTATCGCGCTGTATAGCGAGCGCAGGACAGGCGCGTCTGCCCGTATGGGGTATGCGTTCAATGAACATCTACGCCAAAGCTGGGATTACTCGATCACCACCCGCTCTGTTTATAATGTGGCGACCAATGCGAGTATCTTTATTCGCGATCAGGTCGGGTCATCCCTGCTGTCGCAGATCGGACAGACGTTCACGATCGATTATCGTGACAGCGTGGTGAACCCACATACTGGCTTTGTCGTCCGGTTTGGCCTTGATTATGCCGGTATCGGCGGTGGCGTGAATTACATCCGTGGCAAACTGGATGGCAGCTATTACATCCCGCTGGATTATTTCTCCGGCAATCACCTTTGGGGGATCGCTCTGACGGCCGGGGCGGGATATCTCTATTCTCCGGATGATAATGAACGCATCATTGACCACTTCTTCATGGGCGGCGCCAATCTCCGCGGTTTCATGTCGGGTGGTGCCGGTCCGCATGACTCGGTCTCCCGCGATAGTCTTGGTGGTCGTTTGCTGGTGACCCAGTCTACGGAGCTACGCTTCCCGCTCCCGATTTCTGCCGATCTCGGCCTGTCCGGTCGCGCCTTCGTCGATCTGGGCAGTCTGACACAGGCGGCCAACAAGCGCACTGCTGCTGCGTTGGCTTCCATGGGCGGCAGTCCCGGCCAGTTAAACGATGATGGCATCATCCGTGTGGGTGCTGGTGTCGGCGTGTCCTGGCAAACGCCTTTCGGCCTTATCAATCTTGACGTGGCGGCCCCAGTGTCTAAGGGACCCTACGATCAGACCCAGATTTTCCGCTTCGGTTTCGGCACGAGGTTCTAG
- the frr gene encoding ribosome recycling factor, with protein MAADLNTLKQDLTRRMDGALETLRREFAGLRAGRASPALLEPVRVDAYGSEVPLTQVGNIGVPESRMLTVQVWDRSLVSAVEKAIRDCGLGLNPQTEGQLIRVPLPMLTEERRNELAKAAGRYAESTRVAIRAVRRDGMDQIKGHEKKSEIGEDEAKTWSDEVQKLTDQYIKRVDDALVEKEKDIRQV; from the coding sequence ATGGCCGCCGATCTCAATACGCTGAAGCAGGATCTGACCCGCCGTATGGATGGGGCGCTGGAAACGCTGCGCCGTGAATTTGCTGGGCTTCGCGCCGGTCGCGCCAGCCCGGCCCTGCTGGAGCCGGTGCGGGTCGATGCTTACGGCAGCGAGGTTCCGCTGACACAGGTCGGCAATATCGGGGTGCCGGAAAGCCGGATGCTGACGGTGCAGGTCTGGGACCGGTCTCTGGTCAGCGCGGTTGAAAAGGCGATCCGCGATTGCGGGCTGGGTCTCAATCCGCAGACTGAGGGCCAGCTGATCCGCGTGCCGCTGCCTATGTTGACGGAAGAGCGTCGTAACGAGCTGGCAAAAGCTGCCGGGCGTTATGCCGAGAGTACCCGTGTTGCGATTCGCGCTGTGCGTCGGGATGGCATGGATCAGATCAAGGGCCATGAGAAAAAAAGCGAGATCGGCGAGGATGAGGCTAAAACATGGTCCGATGAGGTCCAGAAGCTGACTGATCAGTACATCAAGCGTGTGGATGACGCGTTGGTCGAAAAAGAAAAAGACATTCGGCAGGTCTGA
- a CDS encoding phosphatidate cytidylyltransferase produces the protein MTGQAMNAASSSSGKWRDLRLRLLSAAVMAPLALACLYEGRLFWAVLMGIAALGISVEWVRLCGAKERAWPGSGVPLFTLLGGGIAVAHHVITGLIVLLIGGALIVWLGRAARHPLTLGAGVPYLGACLLTLIWLRYDPVVGRANVLFLVISVWASDIGAYLAGRLIGGAKLAPSISPGKTWSGAVGGVVAAMGTGLAIAPVLHSGPAIGALWVACLIAVVSQGGDLLESGLKRRFGVKDSGTLIPGHGGLLDRLDGLLTAAPVVAVLAALLGRGVAVWQ, from the coding sequence ATGACCGGACAGGCGATGAATGCGGCCTCATCGTCGTCTGGAAAATGGCGGGATCTGCGCCTGCGTTTACTGTCGGCGGCGGTTATGGCACCGCTTGCATTGGCCTGCCTGTATGAAGGCAGATTGTTCTGGGCAGTCCTGATGGGTATCGCTGCGCTCGGTATCTCTGTTGAGTGGGTCCGGCTCTGCGGGGCTAAGGAGCGAGCATGGCCGGGCAGTGGTGTTCCCCTGTTCACCCTGCTGGGTGGAGGAATTGCCGTTGCCCATCATGTCATAACCGGTCTGATTGTTCTGCTGATAGGTGGGGCTTTGATTGTGTGGCTGGGCAGGGCGGCACGGCATCCGCTGACGCTTGGTGCGGGGGTACCTTATTTGGGGGCCTGTCTGCTGACCCTGATCTGGCTGCGCTACGACCCGGTGGTGGGCAGAGCCAATGTTCTGTTTCTGGTCATCAGCGTCTGGGCCAGCGATATCGGGGCCTATCTTGCGGGACGTCTGATCGGGGGGGCAAAGCTCGCTCCCTCCATATCGCCCGGCAAGACATGGAGCGGTGCTGTTGGTGGCGTTGTTGCTGCGATGGGGACGGGGCTGGCCATTGCACCGGTGCTGCATTCCGGGCCTGCTATCGGCGCGCTTTGGGTTGCCTGTCTGATTGCGGTGGTGTCACAGGGTGGTGATCTGCTGGAGAGCGGCTTGAAACGCCGTTTTGGAGTCAAAGATTCCGGAACACTGATTCCGGGTCACGGTGGTCTTCTGGACCGTCTGGATGGGTTGCTGACGGCGGCGCCAGTGGTGGCTGTGCTGGCGGCATTGTTGGGGCGAGGAGTGGCGGTGTGGCAATAA
- a CDS encoding isoprenyl transferase produces MEASAVADGASPLPVHIGIIMDGNGRWAAARGLPRIAGHRAGAQAVRRVVQAAIEARIGWLTLYAFSSENWRRPAGEVTDLTGLLRHYIRSEINELAENGVRLHIIGDRSRFSHDIQNDLAQAERRTANNTVLHLVIALSYGARAEIINAVRSAAEALAAGHMVPEALDEALFSSFLSTAGMPDPDLIIRTSGERRLSNFLLWQAAYAELVFMDVLWPDFASVHFQQALAEFGRRERRFGARPL; encoded by the coding sequence ATGGAGGCAAGTGCGGTGGCAGATGGTGCTTCGCCCTTACCGGTGCATATTGGCATCATCATGGACGGAAATGGCCGTTGGGCTGCTGCGCGTGGACTGCCGCGTATTGCCGGTCATCGGGCGGGTGCGCAGGCTGTGCGGCGGGTGGTGCAGGCCGCCATTGAGGCCCGTATCGGCTGGCTGACGCTCTATGCGTTTTCCAGCGAGAACTGGCGGCGTCCAGCGGGGGAGGTCACCGATCTGACCGGGCTGCTGCGTCATTATATTCGCAGCGAAATTAACGAACTGGCGGAAAACGGGGTTCGGCTGCACATTATTGGGGACCGCTCCCGGTTTTCGCATGATATTCAGAATGATCTGGCGCAGGCAGAAAGACGGACGGCCAATAATACCGTCCTGCATCTGGTGATCGCGCTGTCTTATGGTGCCCGGGCCGAGATTATCAATGCCGTACGCAGCGCGGCAGAGGCTCTGGCGGCAGGTCATATGGTGCCGGAAGCACTTGATGAAGCATTGTTTTCCTCTTTTCTCTCAACGGCAGGCATGCCCGATCCTGATCTGATCATCCGGACCAGCGGGGAAAGGCGGCTGTCCAATTTCCTCCTCTGGCAGGCGGCCTATGCCGAACTGGTGTTCATGGATGTGCTATGGCCGGATTTTGCGTCCGTGCATTTTCAGCAGGCCTTGGCCGAGTTTGGTCGACGCGAAAGGCGCTTCGGTGCCCGTCCGCTATGA